In the genome of Salinirussus salinus, one region contains:
- a CDS encoding proteasome assembly chaperone family protein — protein sequence MAHIEEFTDVDLTEPTLVEGLPGVGLVGKIAADHLVEEFGMTEFAACRCEGLPDVAVYHEGSRDVKAPVRIYADEARDLLVLQSDIPVSPSAAEEFAGCVTGWLAERDVTPVYLSGLPVEKEGVPGLYGIGTGAGGALLEEHGVSTPEESGLISGPTGALVAEAGQQGVDGVALVVEASQGFPDPEAARVILTEAVEPIAGVEVDTDRLVEQADRIATARENLAERMQEAQDESTRAQPLGMYQ from the coding sequence ATGGCACACATCGAGGAATTCACCGACGTTGACCTGACGGAGCCGACGCTGGTCGAGGGGCTTCCCGGCGTCGGACTCGTCGGCAAGATCGCGGCCGACCACCTCGTCGAGGAGTTCGGGATGACCGAGTTCGCGGCCTGTCGCTGCGAGGGGCTGCCCGACGTCGCGGTCTACCACGAGGGCAGCCGGGACGTGAAAGCGCCCGTCCGCATCTACGCCGACGAGGCGCGGGACCTGCTGGTCCTCCAGAGCGACATCCCCGTCTCGCCCAGCGCGGCCGAGGAGTTCGCCGGCTGTGTCACCGGCTGGCTCGCTGAACGGGACGTCACACCGGTCTACCTGAGCGGTCTGCCCGTCGAGAAGGAGGGTGTCCCCGGGCTGTACGGGATCGGGACCGGTGCCGGCGGCGCCCTGCTCGAGGAGCACGGGGTCTCGACGCCGGAGGAAAGCGGACTGATCAGCGGGCCAACCGGCGCACTGGTCGCCGAGGCCGGACAGCAGGGCGTCGACGGCGTCGCCCTCGTGGTCGAGGCCAGCCAGGGCTTTCCGGACCCCGAGGCCGCCCGGGTCATCCTGACGGAGGCGGTCGAGCCCATCGCGGGCGTCGAGGTCGACACCGACCGGCTTGTCGAGCAGGCCGACCGGATCGCAACCGCCCGCGAGAACCTCGCCGAGCGGATGCAGGAGGCCCAGGACGAATCCACCCGCGCCCAGCCGCTGGGGATGTACCAGTAG
- a CDS encoding RsmB/NOP family class I SAM-dependent RNA methyltransferase produces MDVLERYEPLVGDFAAFLAACERPLPSVVRVNTLRTTVERARAALAEAGLEPEPVGWHPGLFRLSGQPGANWPYAHGWLHGQEEVSAVPARVLDPRPGDVVWDATAAPGSKTTQLAALMEDSGRVVATDNNIGRVSALRSNTERLGVTNTAVTTEDARNHSLKPFAHDAYDRALVDAPCSCEGTVRKNPDTLEEWTMEHVEGVAAVQKGVLRRAVQATREGGVVVYSTCTFAPEENEAVVDYVLGEEDCRPLEMDLPLEHASGVTEWQGETYDDRLTRAARIYPHHNDTGGFFCAKLEVTG; encoded by the coding sequence ATGGACGTCCTGGAGCGGTACGAGCCGCTTGTGGGTGACTTCGCGGCCTTCCTGGCGGCCTGCGAGCGCCCGCTGCCCTCGGTCGTCAGGGTCAACACGCTCCGGACGACCGTCGAGCGCGCGAGGGCGGCGCTGGCCGAGGCAGGGTTAGAGCCCGAGCCGGTCGGGTGGCACCCCGGACTCTTCCGGCTCTCGGGTCAGCCGGGCGCGAACTGGCCGTACGCCCACGGCTGGCTCCACGGCCAGGAGGAGGTGTCGGCGGTCCCGGCCCGCGTGCTCGACCCCCGGCCCGGCGACGTCGTCTGGGACGCCACCGCCGCGCCCGGCTCCAAGACCACCCAGCTCGCGGCGCTGATGGAGGATTCGGGGCGGGTGGTGGCCACCGACAACAACATCGGGCGAGTGTCGGCACTGCGCTCGAACACCGAGCGGCTGGGCGTGACGAACACCGCCGTCACTACCGAGGACGCCCGCAACCACTCGCTGAAACCCTTTGCCCACGACGCCTACGACCGCGCGCTGGTCGACGCCCCCTGCTCGTGTGAGGGGACCGTCCGGAAGAACCCCGACACGCTCGAGGAGTGGACGATGGAACACGTCGAGGGGGTCGCCGCCGTCCAGAAGGGCGTGCTCCGGCGGGCCGTCCAGGCCACCCGCGAGGGCGGGGTCGTCGTCTACTCGACCTGCACGTTCGCCCCCGAGGAGAACGAGGCCGTCGTCGACTACGTGCTGGGCGAGGAGGACTGCCGGCCCCTGGAGATGGACCTGCCGCTGGAGCACGCCTCGGGTGTCACCGAGTGGCAGGGCGAGACCTACGACGACCGGCTGACCCGCGCGGCCCGGATCTACCCCCATCATAATGACA
- the uvrA gene encoding excinuclease ABC subunit UvrA, translating to MSRDTIEVRGAEEHNLKDIDVTIPREELTVVTGLSGSGKSSLAFETVYAEGQRRYIESLSAYARNFLGQMDKPKVENVEGLSPAISIDQKNAANNPRSTVGTVTELHDYLRLLYARVGTPHCPECGREVGEQSAQQMVRRLLSLPEGTRAKLCAPVVRDQKGAFEDRFDDLVSEGYTRVEVDGEEYDLTVERPELDENYDHTVDVVVDRVKVSEEARSRITDSVETALAEAGGVLKVILPDPPADTGDLGGSTARSTGDLADDEGGAGDGDDRLTVEFSEDLACTHCNIDISAIETRSFSFNSPHGACPECEGLGSTKEVSEDLVVQDPSKPLKHVFEPWSYNRTYYSRQLDNVAEHFGVSLETPFEDLDPEVRRQFLYGTDDVVHFEWTTKNGTREKTERFEGVINNLERRHVETDSDRAREHIEEFMAVTTCPACEGTRLKAESRAVLVDGTSITEVNEMSIGDARDHFEGMESRMDQRETKIAEEILKEIRARLGFMCEVGLEYLTLDREASTLSGGESQRIRLATQIGSGLVGVLYVLDEPSIGLHQRDNDRLLNTLEELRDLGNTLLVVEHDTETMRRADNVIDMGPGPGKRGGEVVVNGPLAEVLATEESVTGDYLSGERSIPVPDTRREPDCGEGSDGHLTVRGARQHNLKDVDVDLPLGCFTAITGVSGSGKSTLMHEVLYKGLAREMNDNTSVDPGEHDAIEGLEQVETVRLIDQSPIGRTPRSNPATYTNVFDYVRELFAETDLANRRGYQKGRFSFNVKGGRCEECGGQGTVKIDMNFLSDVQVPCEECGGARYNDETLEVEFRGKTIADVLDMTVDEAYDFFESHSQLRRRLKLLKDVGLGYMRLGQPSTTLSGGEAQRVKLAEELGKKDTGDTLYLLDEPTTGLHPADERKLIDVLHRLTEEGNTVVVIEHELDLVKNADNIVDLGPEGGERGGDVVATGTPEEVARVEDSHTGRYLRDLLPGVDLEGPRADREPIGAPAPEGEREGEQATGAGAGDD from the coding sequence ATGAGCCGGGACACCATCGAGGTCCGCGGGGCCGAGGAACACAACCTCAAGGACATCGACGTCACCATCCCCCGGGAGGAGCTGACCGTCGTGACCGGTCTCTCGGGGTCGGGGAAGTCCTCGCTTGCCTTCGAGACCGTCTACGCCGAGGGGCAACGGCGCTACATCGAGTCCCTCTCGGCGTACGCCCGCAACTTCCTGGGCCAGATGGACAAGCCCAAAGTCGAGAACGTCGAGGGGCTCTCGCCCGCGATCAGCATCGACCAGAAAAACGCCGCCAACAACCCCCGCTCGACGGTCGGCACCGTCACTGAACTGCACGACTACCTCCGTCTCCTCTACGCCCGGGTCGGCACCCCACACTGCCCGGAGTGCGGTCGGGAAGTCGGCGAGCAGAGCGCCCAGCAGATGGTCCGCCGGCTGCTCTCGCTGCCCGAGGGGACACGTGCGAAGCTGTGTGCGCCCGTCGTTCGGGACCAGAAGGGAGCCTTCGAGGACCGCTTCGACGACCTCGTGAGCGAGGGGTACACCCGCGTCGAGGTCGACGGCGAAGAGTACGATCTGACGGTCGAACGGCCGGAGCTCGACGAGAACTACGACCACACCGTCGACGTGGTCGTCGACCGCGTCAAGGTCAGCGAGGAGGCCCGCTCGCGCATCACGGATTCGGTCGAGACCGCCCTGGCGGAAGCCGGCGGCGTCCTGAAGGTGATCCTCCCGGACCCGCCCGCCGATACCGGCGACCTCGGCGGGTCGACCGCCCGCTCGACGGGCGACCTCGCCGACGACGAGGGAGGGGCCGGCGACGGTGACGACCGCCTGACCGTCGAGTTCTCGGAGGACCTGGCCTGCACCCACTGCAACATCGACATCTCCGCCATCGAGACCCGTTCCTTTTCGTTCAACAGCCCTCACGGCGCCTGCCCGGAGTGCGAAGGGCTAGGATCGACCAAGGAGGTCAGCGAAGACCTGGTGGTCCAGGACCCCTCCAAGCCACTCAAGCACGTCTTCGAGCCCTGGAGCTACAACCGCACCTACTACTCCCGGCAGCTGGACAACGTCGCCGAACACTTCGGCGTCTCGCTGGAGACGCCCTTCGAGGACCTGGACCCAGAGGTCCGCCGGCAGTTCCTGTACGGCACCGACGACGTCGTCCACTTCGAGTGGACCACCAAGAACGGCACCCGTGAGAAGACCGAGCGCTTCGAGGGCGTCATCAACAACCTGGAGCGCCGGCACGTCGAGACCGACAGCGACCGGGCCCGCGAGCACATCGAGGAGTTCATGGCCGTCACCACCTGTCCTGCGTGTGAGGGGACGCGGCTGAAAGCGGAGTCACGGGCGGTCCTCGTGGACGGCACCTCCATCACCGAGGTCAACGAGATGTCCATCGGCGACGCCCGCGACCACTTCGAGGGGATGGAGAGCCGGATGGACCAGCGGGAGACGAAAATCGCCGAGGAGATCCTCAAGGAGATCCGCGCCCGGCTGGGGTTCATGTGCGAGGTCGGTCTCGAATATCTGACCCTGGACAGGGAGGCCTCGACGCTCTCGGGCGGGGAGAGCCAGCGGATCCGGCTGGCGACCCAGATCGGCTCCGGGCTGGTCGGGGTGCTCTACGTCCTCGACGAGCCCTCCATCGGCCTCCACCAGCGGGACAACGACCGCCTGCTGAACACCCTGGAGGAACTGCGGGACCTGGGGAACACCCTCCTCGTGGTGGAGCACGACACCGAGACGATGCGGCGGGCGGACAACGTCATCGACATGGGGCCGGGCCCCGGCAAGCGCGGCGGCGAGGTCGTGGTGAACGGCCCGCTGGCGGAGGTGCTCGCCACCGAGGAGTCGGTGACCGGCGATTACCTCTCCGGCGAGCGCTCCATTCCCGTTCCCGACACGCGCCGCGAGCCCGACTGCGGGGAGGGCTCGGACGGCCACCTCACGGTCAGGGGCGCCCGCCAGCACAACCTCAAGGACGTCGACGTGGACCTGCCGCTTGGCTGTTTCACGGCGATCACGGGCGTCTCGGGGTCGGGCAAGTCCACCCTGATGCACGAGGTGCTCTACAAGGGGCTGGCCCGCGAGATGAACGACAACACCAGCGTCGACCCCGGCGAGCACGACGCCATCGAGGGCCTGGAGCAGGTGGAGACCGTCAGGCTGATCGACCAGTCGCCGATCGGCCGGACGCCCCGCTCGAACCCGGCAACCTACACCAACGTCTTCGACTACGTCCGGGAGCTGTTCGCCGAGACCGACCTCGCCAACCGGCGGGGCTACCAGAAAGGTCGCTTCTCCTTCAACGTCAAGGGTGGCCGCTGCGAGGAGTGTGGCGGCCAGGGCACCGTCAAAATCGACATGAACTTCCTCTCGGACGTGCAGGTCCCCTGCGAGGAGTGTGGCGGCGCCCGCTACAACGACGAGACCCTCGAGGTCGAGTTCCGCGGGAAGACCATCGCGGACGTGCTCGACATGACCGTCGACGAGGCCTACGACTTCTTCGAGAGCCACAGCCAGCTCCGCCGGCGGCTGAAGCTGCTGAAAGACGTCGGCCTGGGGTACATGCGCCTGGGCCAGCCCTCGACGACCCTTTCGGGTGGCGAGGCCCAGCGCGTCAAGCTCGCCGAGGAGCTGGGCAAGAAGGACACCGGCGACACGCTCTACCTGCTCGACGAGCCGACCACCGGCCTGCACCCCGCCGACGAGCGCAAGCTCATCGACGTGCTCCACCGGCTGACGGAGGAGGGCAACACGGTCGTCGTCATCGAACACGAGCTCGACCTCGTCAAGAACGCCGACAACATCGTCGACCTCGGGCCGGAGGGCGGGGAGCGCGGCGGCGACGTCGTCGCCACCGGGACGCCCGAAGAGGTCGCCCGGGTCGAGGATTCGCACACGGGCCGGTACCTCCGGGACCTCCTGCCCGGCGTCGACCTGGAGGGGCCGCGTGCCGACCGGGAACCCATCGGGGCACCGGCCCCGGAAGGCGAGCGCGAGGGCGAACAGGCGACCGGTGCGGGCGCCGGCGACGACTGA
- a CDS encoding WD40/YVTN/BNR-like repeat-containing protein: MPIHAALDDRLLRVREADGGWQAEETLVGHDFECLAADGDHVVAGTVEAGLQYSPDGGDTWQAVDLADRVTSVTVGPDGTVWVGTEPSAVYRAPNGDVESLTACADLTALPSSDRWSFPPRPHTHHVRWIAVAPDDPDRLYVAIEAGAFVRSTDAGESWEPHPEGARRDNHTVATHPEAPERVYVAAGDGYAESGDRGGRWRYPQEGLEHRYVWGLAVDPGDPDRMVVSAARGARSAHTPANAEAYVYRREAGGDRAAGGDGGAWHLAMDGLPDPEGTVRAVLAAGGPGEFYALTNRGLYRSRDAGEAWEPLPVEWPGAYTGQVGRGLAVV; this comes from the coding sequence ATGCCCATCCACGCCGCGCTCGACGACCGCCTGCTCCGCGTCCGCGAGGCCGACGGCGGCTGGCAGGCCGAGGAGACGCTGGTCGGCCACGACTTCGAGTGTCTCGCTGCCGACGGCGACCACGTCGTCGCGGGCACGGTCGAGGCCGGCCTCCAGTACAGCCCCGACGGCGGCGACACCTGGCAGGCTGTCGACCTCGCGGACCGCGTGACGAGCGTCACGGTCGGCCCGGACGGGACGGTCTGGGTCGGCACCGAACCCAGCGCCGTCTACCGGGCGCCGAACGGAGACGTGGAGTCTCTCACGGCGTGTGCGGACCTGACCGCGCTCCCCTCGAGCGACCGGTGGTCGTTCCCGCCGCGTCCCCACACCCACCACGTCCGGTGGATCGCGGTCGCGCCCGACGACCCCGACCGGCTGTACGTGGCAATCGAGGCCGGCGCGTTCGTCCGGTCGACCGACGCCGGGGAGAGCTGGGAGCCCCACCCCGAGGGCGCCCGGCGGGACAACCACACCGTCGCCACCCACCCCGAGGCCCCGGAGCGGGTCTACGTCGCCGCGGGCGACGGGTACGCCGAGTCCGGGGACCGCGGCGGGCGCTGGCGGTACCCCCAGGAGGGGCTGGAGCACCGCTACGTCTGGGGGCTGGCGGTCGACCCCGGCGACCCCGACAGAATGGTCGTCTCGGCGGCCCGCGGTGCGCGCTCGGCGCACACCCCCGCGAACGCGGAGGCGTACGTCTACCGGCGGGAGGCGGGCGGCGACAGAGCCGCCGGAGGCGACGGCGGCGCCTGGCACCTGGCGATGGACGGGCTCCCCGACCCGGAGGGCACGGTACGAGCGGTGCTGGCCGCGGGCGGGCCCGGCGAGTTCTACGCGCTGACCAACCGCGGACTCTACCGCAGCCGGGACGCTGGAGAGGCGTGGGAACCACTCCCGGTCGAGTGGCCCGGCGCCTACACCGGGCAGGTCGGGCGCGGGCTGGCGGTGGTCTGA
- a CDS encoding SDR family NAD(P)-dependent oxidoreductase — protein sequence MISPDLSGRVGLVTGSAKGVGRELLLSLADCGADVAIHYRTSDGAAEEVAEAARERGVDAAVVQADVTDPDDVDGLFDAVEAGLGRVDALVNNVGAFAPRHWTEIDPETWATVMDTNLTATYLCCRRALPTMREVGFGRIVNVGYASSEKGLVSPKNFPYFAAKAGVLMFTRMLAADTQDVDVTVNAVSPYVVENSDEFPEELPRDRPADFEDMAQSMLFFLEEDSDYISGQNVEVSGGWLPERV from the coding sequence ATGATCTCGCCGGATCTGTCGGGGCGAGTCGGACTCGTCACGGGCAGCGCGAAGGGTGTCGGCCGCGAACTGCTCCTGTCGCTGGCCGACTGTGGCGCGGACGTCGCAATCCACTACCGGACCAGCGACGGGGCCGCCGAGGAGGTCGCGGAGGCGGCCCGCGAGCGCGGCGTCGACGCGGCAGTCGTTCAGGCCGACGTCACCGACCCCGACGACGTGGACGGGCTGTTCGACGCCGTCGAGGCCGGCCTGGGGCGCGTGGACGCCCTGGTCAACAACGTCGGCGCGTTCGCGCCCCGCCACTGGACCGAGATCGACCCGGAGACCTGGGCGACGGTGATGGACACCAACCTCACCGCCACCTACCTCTGCTGTCGGCGCGCGCTGCCGACCATGCGGGAAGTCGGGTTCGGCCGCATCGTCAACGTCGGCTACGCCTCCAGCGAGAAGGGGCTCGTGAGCCCGAAGAACTTCCCGTACTTTGCCGCCAAGGCCGGCGTCCTGATGTTCACGCGGATGCTCGCCGCCGATACGCAGGACGTCGACGTGACGGTCAACGCCGTCTCCCCCTACGTCGTCGAGAACTCCGACGAGTTCCCCGAGGAACTCCCGCGGGACCGCCCCGCGGACTTCGAGGACATGGCCCAGTCGATGCTGTTCTTCCTGGAGGAGGACAGCGACTACATCAGCGGGCAGAACGTCGAGGTCAGCGGCGGGTGGCTGCCCGAGCGGGTCTAG
- a CDS encoding LURP-one-related/scramblase family protein, which produces MATDDTRRGSALDLDDDQYTVEQSLIRNKYAAYDSDGDLVVRGKQKLLKMKEEFPFVDADGEEVFTVEAGQILDVAGNYAIIDAETGDRVALLDNDFSIFQDVWTVRHGETEAVVGRITSRGAAVTLARNLIPIVGPLIPHKYEITGPDGGHVGQIDGELSLRDRYQITIDDAGGVPTDAIVTAAMVIDAIQGN; this is translated from the coding sequence ATGGCCACCGACGACACGCGCCGGGGCTCCGCGCTCGACCTCGACGACGACCAGTACACGGTCGAACAGTCGCTGATCCGCAACAAGTACGCCGCCTACGACTCGGACGGCGATCTCGTCGTCCGGGGGAAACAGAAACTCCTCAAGATGAAAGAGGAGTTCCCCTTCGTGGACGCCGACGGCGAGGAGGTCTTCACCGTCGAGGCCGGTCAGATTCTCGATGTCGCCGGCAACTACGCTATCATCGACGCCGAGACCGGCGACCGGGTAGCGCTTCTCGACAACGACTTCTCGATATTTCAGGACGTCTGGACCGTCCGGCACGGCGAGACGGAGGCGGTCGTCGGCCGGATCACCTCCCGCGGGGCCGCGGTCACCCTCGCCCGAAACCTCATCCCCATCGTAGGCCCGCTGATCCCCCACAAGTACGAGATCACCGGCCCTGACGGCGGCCACGTCGGTCAGATCGACGGCGAACTCTCCCTGCGGGACCGCTACCAGATCACCATCGACGACGCCGGCGGCGTGCCCACCGACGCCATCGTCACCGCGGCGATGGTCATCGACGCCATCCAGGGGAACTAG